The following are encoded in a window of Scophthalmus maximus strain ysfricsl-2021 chromosome 6, ASM2237912v1, whole genome shotgun sequence genomic DNA:
- the rpn2 gene encoding dolichyl-diphosphooligosaccharide--protein glycosyltransferase subunit 2 — MERSRLLGWFLLNLALAGAQALTPAHHLSLPDVARLQSLLSQQFTDLESAYHSVVGLTKLGAAVPDHDHVCQFLKSQLDPTSVDSVFFAAETSQAISGCEIPVSNETRDILLAAVSEDSTMAQIHRAVSALSSLGLPVVSQEVVGALAARINKEDNVMAITSALQTAARLSQQAELGGILEEIEDLTARLDDLGGIYLQFEEGLEATAMFVTAAYSLSDHVDMEPPLKEDQVIQLVNSIFSKKSWDSLAEAFSVASAAAALSSNRFHVPVIVSAHGPATVSHSQPTLQLLVTDVMSQPLASANVLVESAYAVASKSVILSQASFTLNDGVYELNFMSTQPASGYYQFTIAVTGDSRLVANHVELKVKVSTEVAITSMDLSVVDKDQSIGTKTTRVDYPSKAKSSFIADSHQNFAMSFQLVDVNTGVELTPHQTFVRLHNQKTGQEVVFVAEPDSKSLYKFELDTAERKSEFDSISGTYSLCLIVGDATLENPILWNVADVVLKFVDEEAPATIQSKTLYVPKPEIQHLFREPEKKPPTVVSNTFTALVLSPFLLLLILWFKLGANISSFSFSPSTILFHVGHAATLGLMYVYWTHLNMFQTLKYLAFIGGVTFLAGNRMLAQKAVKRIAAEQSSRLAKYRSLR, encoded by the exons ATGGAGCGGTCTA GACTGTTGGGGTGGTTCCTGCTCAACCTGGCTCTCGCCGGAGCTCAGGCGCTCACGCCGGCGCACCACCTCTCCCTGCCCGATGTGGCCCGACTGCAGAGCCTCCTGAGCCAACAGTTCACCGACCTGGAGTCCGCGTACCACTCTGTTGTCGGTCTGACAAAGCTCGGAGCGGCTGTTCCCGATCACGAT caCGTATGCCAGTTCCTCAAATCCCAGCTTGATCCCACCAGCGTTGACTCTGTCTTCTTTGCTGCTGAGACCAGTCAAGCCATTTCAGGATGTGAG ATCCCTGTGTCCAACGAAACCCGCGACATCCTTCTGGCAGCGGTCAGCGAAGACTCGACCATGGCTCAGATTCATCGAGCCGTGAGCGCTCTCAGCTCTCTGGGACTTCCTGTGGTTTCTCAGGAGGTCGTGGGTGCCCTGGCGGCTCGCATCAACAAGGAGGACAATGTTATGGC GATCACATCAGCACTGCAAACAGCAGCTCGCCTCTCCCAGCAGGCAGAACTTGGAGGAATACTGGAAGAAATTGAG gatCTGACAGCTCGCCTGGATGACCTTGGTGGCATCTACCTCCAGTTTGAAGAGGGACTCGAGGCAACTGCTATGTTTGTGACTGCTGCATACTCCCTGTCCGATCATGTGGACATGGAGCCCCCTCTCAAGGAG GACCAGGTCATCCAGCTGGTGAATTCCATCTTCAGCAAGAAATCCTGGGACTCTCTAGCGGAGGCCTTCAGCGTAGCCAGCGCTGCCGCCGCTCTGTCCAGCAACCGCTTCCACGTGCCGGTCATTGTCAGTGCCCATGGCCCAGCCACCGTTTCCCACAGCCAGCCAACCCTGCAG CTCCTTGTTACTGATGTCATGTCTCAGCCTCTGGCCTCAGCCAATGTGCTCGTGGAATCTGCATACGCTGTGGCCTCCAAGAGCGTCATCCTCAGCCAAGCATCATTCACACTTAATGA TGGCGTCTATGAACTGAACTTCATGTCCACCCAGCCCGCCAGTGGTTATTACCAGTTCACCATTGCAGTGACTGGGGATAGCCGACTGGTTGCCAACCATGTTGAg CTCAAAGTAAAGGTGTCCACTGAGGTGGCAATTACTAGCATGGACCTCTCTGTGGTGGATAAAGACCAGAGCATCGGCACAAAGACCACCAG AGTGGACTATCCCTCCAAAGCCAAGAGCTCCTTCATCGCAGACAGCCACCAGAACTTTGCCATGTCCTTCCAGCTGGTTGACGTCAACACTGGAGTGGAGCTCACCCCTCACCAG ACTTTTGTCCGGCTGCACAACCAGAAAACCGGCCAGGAGGTCGTGTTTGTCGCTGAGCCCGACAGCAAGAGTCTCTACAAGTTTGAGTTGGACACAGCAGAGCGGAAATCCGAGTTTGACTCCATCTCCGGCACCTACTCCCTCTGCCTAATCGTTGGGGACGCGACCTTGGAGAATCCCATCTTGTGGAATGTG GCTGATGTTGTGCTGAAGTTTGTGGATGAAGAGGCCCCGGCTACCATTCAGTCCAAGACCCTTTATGTACCCAAACCAGAGATCCAG CATTTGTTTAGGGAACCAGAGAAGAAGCCTCCCACCGTGGTTTCAAACACCTTCACTGCCCTTGTCCTGTCTCCCTTCCTGCTTCTGCTCATCCTG TGGTTCAAGCTCGGAGCCAACATCTCCAGCTTCAGCTTCTCTCCCAGCACCATTCTGTTCCATGTTGGACATGCAG
- the mybl2b gene encoding v-myb avian myeloblastosis viral oncogene homolog-like 2b — protein MSWWPRGEDGEEAVVQDTDSDVAEQRDGGRAKVKWTQEEDDKLKALVQKLGQNDWKHIASYLPNHSEHQCQHRWLKVLDPELVKGPWTKEEDEKVIELVNLYGNKQWAMVAKHLKGRLGKQCRERWHNHLNPDVKKSSWTAEEDLVIYKAHCLLGNRWAEIAKLLPGRTDNAVKNHWNSTIKRKLEMGFYAGEVFKPDELEQLLARVNKDVQMPGCFQDGADHDTEQKTHPSERQVSASDEASPGEAGPSEVVLSPKDGSSSKTEADTPGEMTSTSWVVDSSGFLSPTGPGLKEVLDMVDGDIDGWCNLAAFDLPEESPSPERHQFRLEGSALQELSKGSKGELIPISPGGVTPPSILTHRSRRRIALSPDANNSMTPKSTPVKILPFSPSQFLNMWTKQDTHDLENPSLTSTPVCSQKAIVTTPLQRDKTPLTQKENSAFVTPNHKSDLCTTPRTPTPFKNAMEKYGPLQPLPQTPNLEDDINEVILRDAGIDLAVVRSTPPEQRRKTLHRPPMKKVRKSLALDVMDCQVIKRKSFKTEPKHSVKEEAEIVTLNSSSFCSKRHENILDQGFLLGPSDSAIFPSTLAPVPMSKEWEKVVCGQTKDQLIMTEKARRYLRSLKSHAPNRALILS, from the exons ATGTCTTGGTGGCCGCGCGG tgaggacggggaggaggccGTGGTCCAGGACACCGATTCTGATGTGGCAGAGCAGAGGGACGGTGGCAGAGCTAAGGTGAAATGGACACAAGAGGAG GATGACAAACTCAAGGCTCTGGTCCAGAAACTGGGACAAAATGATTGGAAACATATCGCCAGCTACCTCCCA AATCACTCTGAACATCAGTGTCAGCACCGCTGGCTAAAGGTGTTGGATCCGGAATTGGTTAAGGGTCCTTGGACcaaagaggaggacgagaag GTTATTGAGCTTGTAAATCTCTACGGCAACAAGCAGTGGGCTATGGTTGCCAAGCATCTGAAAGGTAGACTGGGGAAGCAGTGCAGAGAGCGCTGGCACAACCACCTCAATCCCGACGTGAAGAAGTCGTCGTGGACCGCCGAGGAGGACCTCGTCATCTACAAGGCTCACTGCCTGCTCGGAAACCGCTGGGCTGAGATTGCCAAGCTGCTGCCGGGAAG aaCGGACAATGCAGTAAAGAATCACTGGAATTCCACCATCAAACGCAAGTTGGAGATGGGCTTCTATGCCGGAGAGGTGTTCAAGCCAGATGAACTTGAACAGCTGTTGGCCCGTGTGAATAAAGACGTACAG ATGCCTGGTTGCTTTCAGGATGGTGCAGACCATgacacagagcagaaaacacatCCTTCA GAGAGACAAGTCTCAGCCTCTGATGAAGCCAGTCCCGGCGAAGCAGGGCCATCAGAGGTTGTCCTCTCTCCAAAGGACGGCTCCAGTAGTAAGACTGAAGCAGACACCCCAGGAGAGATGACCAGTACCAGCTGGGTGGTGGACAGCTCCGGCTTCCTCTCGCCTACAGGCCCAGGCCTGAAGGAAGTGCTGGACATGGTGGACGGA GACATTGATGGCTGGTGCAACCTAGCAGCCTTTGACCTGCCCGAGGAGAGTCCGAGTCCGGAGCGCCACCAGTTTCGTCTTGAGGGCAGTGCCTTGCAGGAGTTGAGCAAAGGCAGCAAGGGGGAACTCATCCCCATCTCCCCCGGAGGGGTGACACCACCGTCCATACTGACCCACCGAAGCCGGAGGCGCATCGCTTTGTCTCCTGATGCCAATAACTCAATGACCCCCAAGAGCACTCCCGTTAAAATCCTGCCCTTTTCTCCATCTCAA TTCCTCAACATGTGGACCAAACAGGATACTCACGACCTGGAGAACCCATCCCTCACGTCCACGCCCGTGTGCAGCCAGAAAGCCATTGTTACTACACCGCTGCAGCGAGACAAGACCCCCCTCACTCAGAAGGAGAACTCTGC atttGTTACACCCAACCACAAGTCCGACCTCTGTACGACCCCACGAACTCCAACGCCATTCAAAAATGCCATGGAGAAGTACGGCCCTCTACAGCCTCTG CCGCAGACTCCAAACCTCGAAGACGACATCAACGAGGTCATCCTCCGAGATGCTGGAATTGACTTGGCTGTTGTACGATCAACTCCACCTGAGCAAAGACGCAAAACATTG CATCGCCCGCCTATGAAGAAAGTGCGGAAGTCGTTGGCCCTAGATGTCATGGACTGCCAGGTGATCAAGCGCAAATCCTTCAAGACTGAACCCAAACACAGCgtcaag GAAGAAGCTGAGATAGTTACTCTGAACTCCTCATCATTCTGCAGTAAGCggcatgaaaacattttggatCAGGGCTTCCTTTTGGGACCGAGCGATAGTGCCATATTTCCCAGCACATTGGCTCCAGTTCCT ATGTCAAAAGAATGGGAGAAGGTTGTTTGTGGACAAACTAAAGACCAGCTCATAATGACAGAGAAAGCCCGACGCTACCTTCGCTCACTAAAATCCCATGCACCCAATCGGGCTCTGATTCTGTCCTGA
- the LOC118309931 gene encoding putative RNA polymerase II subunit B1 CTD phosphatase rpap2 isoform X1 codes for MLLQVHIPLFHNLIPRDVSREVLKEKLRMELKKRALKVVESLLEDSVAEDFLVDCAKFITRANYRDAVEERSIAKMCGYPICPNKLGKMPTQQYKICTKTNRVYDMTERKCHCSNFCYTASKAFEVQISKTPLWLRPHESPPEIKLMKKENGEGASEKMMLSQRSLKEKDIEISPNAQPEEPHSS; via the exons ATGCTGCTACAGGTGCACATACCATTGTTTCACAATCTCATACCTCGTG ATGTCAGTAGAGAGGTGTTGAAGGAGAAGCTGAGGATGGAGCTGAAGAAAAGAGCTCTGAAGGTAGTGGAGAGTCTTCTCGAGGACAGCGTGGCTGAAGACTTCCTGGTTGACTGT GCCAAATTCATTACTCGAGCTAATTACAGAGATGCTGTAGAGGAAAGATCGATTGCAAAAATGTGTGGTTATCCCATCTGTCCAAATAAACTGGGCAAG ATGCCAACTCAACAGTATAAAATCTGTACTAAGACCAATAGAGTGTATGACATGACGGAGCGCAAG tgTCATTGTAGTAACTTCTGTTACACAGCCTCCAAAGCGTTTGAAGTACAAATATCAAAGACACCTCTGTGGCTCAGACCGCATGAGAG CCCCCCAGAAATTAAactgatgaagaaagaaaatgg tgAGGGAGCTAGTGAGAAGATGATGCTGTCCCAGAGGAGTCTCAAAGAGAAGGACATTGAGATTTCACCAAATGCTCAGCCCGAGGAGCCTCACAGTTCTTAG
- the LOC118309931 gene encoding putative RNA polymerase II subunit B1 CTD phosphatase rpap2 isoform X2: protein MELKKRALKVVESLLEDSVAEDFLVDCAKFITRANYRDAVEERSIAKMCGYPICPNKLGKMPTQQYKICTKTNRVYDMTERKCHCSNFCYTASKAFEVQISKTPLWLRPHESPPEIKLMKKENGEGASEKMMLSQRSLKEKDIEISPNAQPEEPHSS, encoded by the exons ATGGAGCTGAAGAAAAGAGCTCTGAAGGTAGTGGAGAGTCTTCTCGAGGACAGCGTGGCTGAAGACTTCCTGGTTGACTGT GCCAAATTCATTACTCGAGCTAATTACAGAGATGCTGTAGAGGAAAGATCGATTGCAAAAATGTGTGGTTATCCCATCTGTCCAAATAAACTGGGCAAG ATGCCAACTCAACAGTATAAAATCTGTACTAAGACCAATAGAGTGTATGACATGACGGAGCGCAAG tgTCATTGTAGTAACTTCTGTTACACAGCCTCCAAAGCGTTTGAAGTACAAATATCAAAGACACCTCTGTGGCTCAGACCGCATGAGAG CCCCCCAGAAATTAAactgatgaagaaagaaaatgg tgAGGGAGCTAGTGAGAAGATGATGCTGTCCCAGAGGAGTCTCAAAGAGAAGGACATTGAGATTTCACCAAATGCTCAGCCCGAGGAGCCTCACAGTTCTTAG
- the LOC118309930 gene encoding uncharacterized protein LOC118309930 isoform X1, producing the protein MADDGRRGDGAAYQVLVVMECLLEKLKMLNYKQEVVAKHIRKNLSSFFSVRPTFPTQTTGESVSEDDEVEEEMIEVEPSSKPDEILESTIDAAGRYLEWERVLKRTTRDDIGKTQEKVSIIEKYINNQHKHPIKEYLSAQAKLSELPPEILHKILLEVVSQGGDQALLILSHTCQQFKDVVGTDYFKRQVFSAGERQKSSLEFTVKESNAVTNATDFPAPTGHCL; encoded by the exons ATGGCGGATGACGGCAGGCGGGGAGATGGAGCAGCTTACCAAGTGCTCGTGGTGATGGAGTGTTTACTGGAGAAgctaaaaatgttgaattataaGCAGGAAGTTGTGGCCAAACACATCAGGAAGAACCTATCCAG ttttttttctgtcagaccAACCTTCCCAACCCAAACCACAGGAGAGTCTGTGAGTGAGGACGACGAAGTCGAGGAGGAAATGATC gaagtggaacCGTCCTCCAAACCAGATGAGATTCTGGAATCGACGATTGACGCAGCAGGGCGGTACCTGGAGTGGGAGAGAGTCCTgaag AGGACGACGAGAGATGACATAGGTAAGACTCAAGAAAAGGTCAGCATCATTGAGAAGTACATCAACAACCAGCACAAGCATCCAATCAAGGAGTACCTCAGTGCCCAGGCCAAACTCAGCGAG CTCCCACCTGAGATTCTCCACAAAATTCTGCTGGAAGTGGTGTCACAGGGAGGAGACCAAGCTCTACTGATCCTCTCCCACACTTGCCAACAATTTAAAGATGTTGTGGGCACAGACTACTTCAAAAGACAG GTTTTTTCGGCAGGGGAAAGGCAGAAGAGCTCACTGGAATTTACAGTGAAGGAGAGCAATGCTGTGACAAATGCAACTGATTTCCCAGCTCCTACTGGTCACtgtttgtaa
- the LOC118309930 gene encoding intraflagellar transport protein 57 homolog isoform X3, giving the protein MADDGRRGDGAAYQVLVVMECLLEKLKMLNYKQEVVAKHIRKNLSRPTFPTQTTGESVSEDDEVEEEMIEVEPSSKPDEILESTIDAAGRYLEWERVLKRTTRDDIGKTQEKVSIIEKYINNQHKHPIKEYLSAQAKLSELPPEILHKILLEVVSQGGDQALLILSHTCQQFKDVVGTDYFKRQVFSAGERQKSSLEFTVKESNAVTNATDFPAPTGHCL; this is encoded by the exons ATGGCGGATGACGGCAGGCGGGGAGATGGAGCAGCTTACCAAGTGCTCGTGGTGATGGAGTGTTTACTGGAGAAgctaaaaatgttgaattataaGCAGGAAGTTGTGGCCAAACACATCAGGAAGAACCTATCCAG accAACCTTCCCAACCCAAACCACAGGAGAGTCTGTGAGTGAGGACGACGAAGTCGAGGAGGAAATGATC gaagtggaacCGTCCTCCAAACCAGATGAGATTCTGGAATCGACGATTGACGCAGCAGGGCGGTACCTGGAGTGGGAGAGAGTCCTgaag AGGACGACGAGAGATGACATAGGTAAGACTCAAGAAAAGGTCAGCATCATTGAGAAGTACATCAACAACCAGCACAAGCATCCAATCAAGGAGTACCTCAGTGCCCAGGCCAAACTCAGCGAG CTCCCACCTGAGATTCTCCACAAAATTCTGCTGGAAGTGGTGTCACAGGGAGGAGACCAAGCTCTACTGATCCTCTCCCACACTTGCCAACAATTTAAAGATGTTGTGGGCACAGACTACTTCAAAAGACAG GTTTTTTCGGCAGGGGAAAGGCAGAAGAGCTCACTGGAATTTACAGTGAAGGAGAGCAATGCTGTGACAAATGCAACTGATTTCCCAGCTCCTACTGGTCACtgtttgtaa
- the LOC118309930 gene encoding uncharacterized protein LOC118309930 isoform X2, which yields MADDGRRGDGAAYQVLVVMECLLEKLKMLNYKQEVVAKHIRKNLSSFFSVRPTFPTQTTGESVSEDDEVEEEMIEVEPSSKPDEILESTIDAAGRYLEWERVLKRTTRDDIGKTQEKVSIIEKYINNQHKHPIKEYLSAQAKLSELPPEILHKILLEVVSQGGDQALLILSHTCQQFKDVVGTDYFKRQLSVIGADAKYPDGLRSSGKCTVYTEAVPEMQQHI from the exons ATGGCGGATGACGGCAGGCGGGGAGATGGAGCAGCTTACCAAGTGCTCGTGGTGATGGAGTGTTTACTGGAGAAgctaaaaatgttgaattataaGCAGGAAGTTGTGGCCAAACACATCAGGAAGAACCTATCCAG ttttttttctgtcagaccAACCTTCCCAACCCAAACCACAGGAGAGTCTGTGAGTGAGGACGACGAAGTCGAGGAGGAAATGATC gaagtggaacCGTCCTCCAAACCAGATGAGATTCTGGAATCGACGATTGACGCAGCAGGGCGGTACCTGGAGTGGGAGAGAGTCCTgaag AGGACGACGAGAGATGACATAGGTAAGACTCAAGAAAAGGTCAGCATCATTGAGAAGTACATCAACAACCAGCACAAGCATCCAATCAAGGAGTACCTCAGTGCCCAGGCCAAACTCAGCGAG CTCCCACCTGAGATTCTCCACAAAATTCTGCTGGAAGTGGTGTCACAGGGAGGAGACCAAGCTCTACTGATCCTCTCCCACACTTGCCAACAATTTAAAGATGTTGTGGGCACAGACTACTTCAAAAGACAG ctGTCTGTGATTGGAGCAGATGCCAAATACCCAGATGGGCTAAGGAGCTCAggaaaatgtactgtatacactGAAGCAGTGCCAGAAATGCAGCAACATATTTAA